The DNA region agggaactgttatatcttttatctcaaagtaatatctgcttcttgtagtaacttactatcGAATTACTTTCTAGTTCTAATCTGAATAAACTTGAACAAATTAAACTTATTCAATATCATCTCCTCTTGGTTCCCATTTCGTACGCTATATCTTCTTAGTCATAGGTATGAGTCTTATGAAAAAAACTTATCTTTGTAAAACGTGTCAGACTCCTATGTATTCTGCCTTAGGCTCCATTCAGAACCATGGTAATCAATTTATGCCCGACGTGGCTAAGATCAGAACATGTTTCCCTATAGGGTCTGACATTAGAGTTATCATCATCATACTTGTGGAGAAATCTCGGAAAGCTTCTGAGTACTGATGACCTGCTAAAGCATATAATTAAGTGGTTCTGACCTCTGTCTATATTACCAGCCTTAGCTGTACTATGCCCTTCTTAGGATTATGACTTACGGAGGACTATTGAATTTATGGACTGAGCCACATTACCTCTGGAGCATTGTCTCACTGATCGGCAGTCCCTCAGATAGTGACCCTGCTGGCCACACCCAAAACACTCATCCATTCCTGAGCGACATACCTTTACACTTGCTGTAGATAGGATTCTGAAAACCCTTTTTCCCACCCTAACCTGTGACTTGGAACTTGGTGCCCTGAGATTCTGTTTTAGGCTAGACTGACCTTTTCGATCATACTTGAACTTTTGAGCTGGTGCACTAGCGGTAAATGGAGCAGGCCCTGATGTACTCCTATTAAAGAATTGTACACCTCCACCTTCTTGAGATCCTTCAGGGTGAACGTTACCTATAGAGTTAGCTCTTTTGCTGAACTCTCCAACCCTGGAACTGACCCACCACTCATGCGCATCAATGTTTGGAGCcgcttgtaacacctcgtaacttcggacgaaagttgactcataagatgataatataatggaaccaatatgagggttataggaagttttttgaaaatcaattaagtcataagaaatatctttgggcaaagaaaagttagaagccactctacggggcatgtttgcaagtgagtttatggaaggtcttacttccaacgaccataacccctctattaatttgaATTTTGGGAAAACCTCCTTGATAACAGTTGTATCcccttgaaatatctttccaacggtatattatggccctcaaacagacatctgtacaaagagttatgtcTATTATACGACAAACTGTCCGAGCAGAAAGTTtcgacggaccatttgacggtccgtagaacattttgacggtccgtaaaacaattatatggtccgtcaaatggtcatagaaaaccatattttgctaggaagttttacggttcattttgacggtccgtaaaacaattatacggtccgtcaaattgacttaggccagcgtaaaatggtcacagaaaaccatatttttgctgggcagttttacggttcattttgacggtccgaaaaacaattatacggtccgtcaaattgactcaagccagcgtaaaatggtcacagaaacccAATTTTTGCTGGGTAtttttacggaccattttgacggtccgacaaacagtttgacggtccgtaaaaatgggcgtagaattgcccgatgggtcagattttaagatattaataagagacccaaactcatttttttcattcccatttctcctacatGACTCAAGgtttctctagagccatccaaacacttcatatgcaagaatccaagtgaaactaaagatccacttcatcaatccacaaaactaagtgtgagaaacacatcaaatccattcaagtcaagaaattccatggaaggtagaactagggttttgttcaagtgaagcatttcaactcaaggattattcctacaataactaaggtaagttttatgatgtttcatgatgattaaagtgttgataagttcttgggagaatagtaaatggatttgataaagagaattatatgaactatgctagagtttttggattgttgacttgggattgttgtattcatatgggtgatgaagaatgatgttaattacatctaattaagattgtagaatcacctagaagtaacagaatgggaattgggtgaagaaatcaccattgatggagactgtggagcttcatgcccactaagtgtttgataaaatgcttagatgaccaaagcatgaatattattgctaatatagaatccctttgacttgtattgatatagatcaaagttgaaagggttgacgaacattgtattacgctcaaatgttgtaattaaggtatgtgaggctaactatctacgttagggaatattcatgattctccctacgcctcattctttatacttgtccGCAATTTGACTCAGAGTATAGTTTAGCCCTATTTTCATGATATGacatagaactgttatcttctagggttgcagttacagaattcgttcatggttgtcactttgaacatcatgaactcagcacgtaatctttatagacttatgcattgttatcacatgagtctcagtcagcgtataaccagttatttgtaTAAGTcctataatcagaaacagttatcatgctatcagctatagccagtctcagtcttgtaaattgttaacaTTGAACACCTGTAtatgtacttttgggccctaggccacaatttatgcatacgtatttcttgggccagaggccacaggtTTTGTGTACAATATttaggccctaggccacagttatatttacagttttacaggtgattcttcatccagaacagggagtacttcagcttcttgctttcctgtttagttcagtttcagttttcagttttagtttcagttccagtattttattgcttcagttgctttacataccagtacaattcaaatgtactgatgtccctttttattgctcgggggcctgcatctcgcgatgcaggtaacgatacacaggttgacgactcagctaattaggagtgcacgtatcagctactggtaagccccacattccttcggggcgttgtcaactatccagttatttcagtttatagacagctctatcattcagtactcttagaggcttcatagacacagtccacacagtcaaatatttattatgttagccttgttggcagttgttcaatcgttttgtttagccatgttggctgctgtcagatatatttcagattgtctaagtatttcagcattatgatttcagttagacctttagtatatcatcatgtgtttggttgtttccacattcagttatgttttgatatcacatgttgattcaatcagccagttggttcgctcggtcacgtgctgtcaggcaccgagtgtcgtgttacgtccagacctaggttcggggcgtgacaaagcttggtatcagagccctaggttcaagtgtcttagggagtctatgaagctgtgtccagtggggtctcttttatatgtgtgcgGGCGCCACACATATAagcagttgaccaccaagacattcaggatttgtttcacttctttcatactctaggtTGTGTAAGATAGAGTAAtgcttttaggaattcttctaactcgtgcgaattacgtatttcagaaatggctccaAAAAGGAAGTACAATAAGAAAAATACGGCAactagccagagggctaccgTTGACGCAGCAACAGAAGGGGGCACTCAGGCCCAGGCAGCCGCCACAGCTAATGTCGATGCTACGCCTTCCAATACTTCTGATGCAGATGTTGGAGGAGCTATTCAGCTACTCACTCAAATTTTGGCAAATCAGGCCCAGTGACAGGAAATGACCCCTAGCTCAGGCGCTAGTAGTGGGTCAaacagttctaggactcaggagtttATGCGGATGAAGCCGCCATTGTTCACAGGGTTAAAGAAGGAGGAAGACCcccagaatttcattgatggactccagaaaAAATTTCGTGTGATACATGCTACTGATTCAGAGGCAGCAGAATTCGGGGCTTTCCAGCtgcaagatgtggcccatatttggtatgagacatgggaacagtcccgaggggaggatgcaccttctgctacttgggacgaATTTGCAGACGCTTTTATTGAACAtttcatgccaattgaggttaGAGAAGCCAAAGCTATagagtttgagaatctaaggcaaaaggacatgactgttcaggactattacctcaagttcgtgtcattgtccagacatgctcctcacatggttcctgatatgagagccgtggttaggagatttgtacttgggcttaaacccgaGTTGCACAGGGATGCCAACACAGCTGCTCAGAacgacaagatgactatttccaaggtactggcattcgtgcaaggtaacgagacaagaatgaaggaagaagaagccctaCAGAAGCAAAAAGATAGAGAGTTTAGTAAGAGGGCTAAGTCTGCTGGTAATTTCAGTCATGGGGGATCTCAAGGTGATGGCAACCGTCAGTtttttaagaataggtcatcaagACCTACTCCCTCAACAGCTAGTGCTCCATTTCAAAGGTCCAAGTTTAACCAGAAAGACCGGAACTTCGGAACGACAGGCTCACATTCACATGCCAGCGTGATCAACCGAGGTTTTCAACACCCTACATGCAACACTTGTGGTAAGAAACATTCAGAAGTATGTTGTTTGGGCATGGATAGTTGTTTTGGGTGTGGTCAGCCGGGTCATTTTCTGCGGGATTTTTCGTCCGCAAGACGGAATACCGGAGGTAACAATAATGTAGCTCAGTctacaaattcagcagctccccgAAATTTCCAAGCCCAGCAGGGGCACGGAGCAGCAAAGCCCGGTAATACGGGCGGTGATCAGAATTGTCTGTATGCACTGTCAAGTCGCCAGTATACAGAGGCTCGtagagatgttgtcacaggtatgctaacagtcttcaccttcgatgtaTTTGCTCTTATGGACCTAGGATCCACTCTATATTATGTAACCCcatatattgctaagaaatttgggatagaacccgaaaagttgcaagaacctttcgaagtatccacaccggttggggaatcagttatagctaggcgtatctatagaggttgtccagtgttaatctaccatcgcagcaccatagcagacttaatagaattagagatggtagattttgacgtgattatgggcatggattggttagagtcctgttatgcctctgtgggttgtagaaccaaaactgtgacatttgattttcccgatgaacttatagaatggaaaggtaattcagtagcacctaggggtagatttatttcctaccttagatCCAGCAAGATGAtctccaaggggtatatttatcacttagttcgagtcagggatgcagatgccCACACTCCAGCTCTTCATTCAGTACCAGTTGtcagtgaatttccagaagtctttccaaATGACCTACCCGGAGTCTTTcccgatagggaaattgattttggaattgacctacttcccgacactaagccgatatctattccaccgtataggatggccccaacagagttaaaggagttaaaatttcagttgaaagatcttcttgataagggatttataaggccaagtgtctcaccttggggcgcaccggtcttgtttgtccgaaagaaggatggatccttgcgtatgtgtatagactaccgccagttgaacaaggtcaccattaaaaataagtaccctcttcccagaatagacgacctatttgatcaacttcagggtactcagtgttattccaagattgacctcagatcaggctaccatcagttaaaggttaaggaagttgacatttcgaagaccgctttcagaacccgttatggtcattttgaatgtCTTGTCAtctcgtttgggttgacgaatgcaccagcagctttcatggatcttatgaacagagtattcaagccttatcttgatttattcgtcattgtgtttattgatgacatattggtgtattcccgtagtgagacagATCATGTAGaccatctcagaatagtgttgcagactctcaaggatcgtgagctttatgcaaaattctcaaagtgcgagttttggctcaagtcagtggcatttctaggccatgtaatttcaggtgaaggtgttaaggtGGACCTTCAGAAAATTGATGCTGTCAAGaactggcccagacccacctcagcatcagacatcagaagtttcttgggtctggcaggttattataggcgttttgttgagggattttcctctatctcagctcc from Lycium barbarum isolate Lr01 chromosome 10, ASM1917538v2, whole genome shotgun sequence includes:
- the LOC132615153 gene encoding uncharacterized protein LOC132615153, with product MKEEEALQKQKDREFSKRAKSAGNFSHGGSQGDGNRQFFKNRSSRPTPSTASAPFQRSKFNQKDRNFGTTGSHSHASVINRGFQHPTCNTCGKKHSEVCCLGMDSCFGCGQPGHFLRDFSSARRNTGGNNNVAQSTNSAAPRNFQAQQGHGAAKPGNTGGDQNCLYALSSRQYTEARRDVVTVRVRDADAHTPALHSVPVVSEFPEQLNKVTIKNKYPLPRIDDLFDQLQGTQCYSKIDLRSGYHQLKVKEVDISKTAFRTRYGHFECLVISFGLTNAPAAFMDLMNRVFKPYLDLFVIVFIDDILVYSRSETDHVDHLRIVLQTLKDRELYAKFSKCEFWLKSVAFLGHVISGEGVKVDLQKIDAVKNWPRPTSASDIRSFLGLAGYYRRFVEGFSSISAPLTKLTQKKVKFQWSEVCEQSFEELKKRLTSAPVLTLPEGTEGFVNYSNAVADALSRRSMGSLAHLDVGKRVLIKEGNWDDHLHLIEFSYNNSYHASIGMAPFEALYGRRYRSPIGWFEVGEPELLGPDLVYQAMEKVKLIQERLKTLRMTSPMWRSP